In the Paenibacillus sp. FSL R7-0337 genome, TGAAGGGGAGCTTGTATTTTTGCTTTTACTATTATGAATTTTTCATATGATGAAATATAGTAATTAAGGTGTGCAGCGTTGATGTGTTTCTTTTTGAGAGTTTTCATTTTGATACACTATAGTTTTTGGCTATAAGTTAACATAATCTATGTTATGTTTCTCAATGTCCTACTGTCACTACTGTCACTCTTGTCACCTAATTCACCCTTCGATTTAACGCATTGCCGCTTCAAAATGCTGATGCTCCACTTCATTACATCGCCGCTAACCTTCGTTCTCCTCCACCCTACCCGCCTGCCGCCATCGTATGCGCGAAGCGTTCCAGCTTATCCATGGACAGCCCGCCTCCTGTCTTGTGCTCCTTGCCTTTTACCATACGTATAACCCACTTATCCAGTGCAGATATCCGGTCCGGGTAGATCTCATCGCCCATGATCTCCCTGGCAAGCGCCTTGTTGTAGATGATCCCGGGATATGCCTGCTTAAGCTCCTGCTCCCCCTTCTCCCCTGTCATTCCTGCACAGATGTACAATCCCAGCCGTTTGGTTAAGAGCTCTTGCTTGTGCTGGGCTGTGAATGCAGCCATCTCCTTACGGATTCTGCCATAGTAAATCGAACCGCCTAGAATTACTGTGTTGTAGCCAGTCAGATCGGGCAGCTTGCCAGATCTCAGATTCACCACCTCAGCCCCGTCCAGCCTGGCTTGCAGCAGTAATGCAGCTTTTTCAGTACATCCGTATTTGCTTGCATACACGATCATTATCCGATTGCTCACTTAAGTCCGCCTCTATTCTATAGGTAATGGGATTGCAGGTGGTGCGGGTTCCTGCGCGTTGCGAAGTACAAGAATGAGACACCAGATGACTGCCAGATTGAAGATTGGAAACAGGATCAACTCTACCATGGAGACATGAACTCCTGACCTCAGCATCCCAATGATCATGGAGGAAATGGAGGTCAGCAGGGTTGCCGCTTTTACCAGGACAACAGGAGCCAGAAGGTAACCGTAAGACTGCCTACGGACGAGCAATACCCCTGTTAGCACCATGACCGGAAGCAATACAGCTAAATCCAGTGCCTGAATAACCAGCGTGGTATAATGCTCCAGCCCCTCAGGTGAGGTACCCTGCCGCCAGCCGCCGGCAATCCGTCCCAGCCATAACATGATAATCAGGAAGGCGATCAGCAGCAGGATGAAGCCAATTTTTACCGCCGGAAGCTGCGAATTCATCAATACCCCATCCCGCTCCAACGAGCGAAAGAGCATAATAAATGCAAATAAGCTTGCCGAGAAGAGCATGACATAGACCAGAAACAGATCATTATACATGGCCAGAAAACAGTATGAAGCATAGGTATAGGTGAAATATCCGAGCGCTCCGGCCAGCAGCAGCCGCCCCCGGATCGTTCCTCTGAGACTCATGAGCAGAGATACGAACAGCAGAGGAATTCCCACCGCTAGCGTAATGCCATCTTGGGCGATCGCCTGGGCTGCTGCGGACAAAGAATCTTCCTTGTAGATGCCGCTTCCGTACAATTCAATCTGTTCTCCCCGGATGGAGGTGAAGATGGGATGGCTCCCCTCATTCTCAGATTCTTCACCTGAAAATAGCCCGATTCCTGACGCAACAATCCCAAGCACTATCACCATCCACGTTAAAAAGGTAATGGTTCGTCTATGTCTCATCTTAGTCCTCCTATCCTTGTGCAATACGCACCATGGCTTCTATGTGCCGGTTAATCAGAGCCTCCTTCTGCACCTCAGGCAGATTCCCCTCTACCATCAGCCTCATTATCAGTCCAAAAGCTGCGCTCCAGATGATTTGGGCGGTGAGTTCAAGCTCCCTCTGCTTACAGGAGGCCATCCCGCTGAATTGACGGAGCGTATCACAGAGCATGGCGATCCCGCTGCTTTCCAGGGCTGCTCCCTGATGCAAAACCCCGGTGTGGCTAAGCACGGACGGCGAATCATTCAGCATCATACTCCGGTACTGTGAGCCTTCTGCGGTTGTGACCTTAATGAACTGTCTCAGCGAGCGTCTTAAGCACTCTTCTGGAGAGTTTTCATCTGGTGAAGCTTCCGATCCGGCAATCAGTCCGCCCATTAGCTCCCGGTAGCCCCGCTGAAGAAGCTGTTCCACAATGTCTTCTTTTCCCTGAAAATAGTGATAAATAATGCCTGCCGAATACTCCATCCGTTCAGCGATTTTGCGGATCGACAGCTGCCTGATCCCCTTCTCTGCCAGCAGCTCGCCAGCCGTAGTGAGAATCAGATTACGCATCGCTTCGCGCTCCTGCTCTTGTCTCTCTGCTTTGCTCATGATCGTTATACTCCTTCTGTTAAGGTGCTGCTGGTTCGCTTGATTGAACACTGTAATGTTTTTGAACACCGTTCAACATAGATTATAGACGTCAGGACCTGGGAAGGTTGTGATTATTTATACAGCAAAAAAGCCTGAAACCCCATAGGTGTCTCAAGCTTTCGAGCTTCGGCAGGCGCTCTGCCTAATCAATATTAGCGATCTTCCACTCCCCCTGCTTATTCGGCAGCAATGAAATCTCGTAAGTGCTCTCAGTAATATAGCCCTCAGAGGTCATCTGAGTAAACTCAACATAGAAGCCTGCCCGCTTAGTTCCCTCGATAGGAATTCCGACTAGGGTCAGTTTATTGAAGCGGTAGACATTCTTATTGTCCAGTAAGAAGGACTGTAAGTTGTCTTTAAGCAGCGGTGAATACATCGTGGCAGCGAACTTTTCTTTGTCCTTAGCTGCCCAGGCTGCAATACAGTCCAGTGTCTCCTGGAGCGCTTGCTTATTGCCCGGACTGGAGCCTACATCAGGGACCTTGAAGAACACTCCCGGCTTAATCGGCGGTTGCTTCTCCATGTATTCCATACCACTCAGCATAGATGTGAAGAGGGGAAGCAGCTTATCCCGTTGCTCGTCCTGAATATGGATCTCGGCCTGGAAAGAATCCTTGTGGGCTGTGAAAATAAATGCCTCAACCCTCCGGTCCCCCTCCACCCTGCTTCCTTCATATTCCTTGAACTTCAGCAGTCCCCGGTCTGTGCCCGGTTCATGCTTCCCGCCAGTTACATCCTTCGCTGAGCTTAGCTTAATTAACGTAATATAATTATGCTTGTCCGCTGTTCCCCACGCCGTTCTGCCATCCTGTTCAAAACGGATCATCGTCTCCGGCAAAAACACCCCGAGCGGTAAGGTCTGGTCTGCGGAGTAATCTGCTTGGACATTGACGCCATCCAGCTCGTACCCACTGCCGCTTCCTGAATACTCCGGTACTTCTTCGGGAATCAGCGACACGGATTTAGCAGCAGGCGCGGCTGTTGCAGACGGAGTCGGAACCGCGGATGCAGGAGCAGCTATTGTAGCCGTAACGGCTGAGGGTGTTGCTGACGGCTGATCCGTATGCTCAACAACCGAAGATCCCTGATCCGCAGTATTACTGCAGCCTGTACTGATTGCTATTGCAGCCGCTATACAGCCCGCTCCCCATAAGCTCATTCGCTTGGACAATTTAATCACCTCAGTTACCAGACGCCGGATACGATCCAAAGTTGCGCTAAATCCTTCCAGGAATAGGCGAATTTATTTCTTAACTCTATTAGTATTTAATGTGCTGAAATATTGGCTGGGATTGCCTTGGCGGGAGTTGAACCGCTCCTGGAAATCACCGCCGGTATAAGCTCCGATGACCCGGTGCCAGAAATCCCGCGCAGGGATGTTGGCACGAATCTGCGACACCTTCCAGCTGCCCGGGAACATGTCGAACAGCCGGTGCGCCGCCCAGGTTCCTACACCGCTGCGACGGTAGCGCTGCATCACAAAAAACTCCGTCATATAGAACTCGCCCTCCGGGTCGCGCAGCAGACGGTCGATCAGGGCAAAGCCTGCGACATTGCCGTCTACGGTGAACAGGTAGACGAATTTATTTTTACCGCTGCTCCAGTAAGCCTCAAGTCCCGGATAGGACGGGAACAATCCTTCACGGTCCACCTGCAGCTCCAGGTAGCGGGTAAAGTCATACAAATAGAACTGCATCAATCTGCTTATCATCTGCTTCTGCTCTTTAGGAACCAGCTCGATTCCAAGTTCCATTAAGGTTCACCTCTGCCGTTTTCGTTTACTACCCATCATATAACTTTGTCTCATCGGGAGCAAGGTTTGCCAGAAACATGGTAAGATAGAAGGACAGCCCTCCCCCTTGGGGAAACTATAAAGAAGGTGAAGCACATCAGTATTCAAAAAGCGGCCGACCGGGCAAACCTGGATCAGCGGCTGCCGCAAATGCCCTGGTTTGTCCAGCAGTTTATCGACTATAAACGGCCGGATTTGTCCCCCTCCACGCTGCTGGAGTATATCCGTGACTATGAATCCTTTTTCGGCTGGCTGCGGGGTGAAGGTCTGTCTGTTGCGGCCAGCAATGCTGACATCACACTCCTTGAGCTGGAGACCCTGCATATGGACAGCATTGTCGGCTACCGTTTGCACTTGACCACCCGGGCTGAGAATGCCAATTCGCGGGTGACCGTATCCCGTAAGCTGTCTGCGCTGCGCTCCCTGTTCCATTACTTAAGCCAGATTGCTGAGGATGAGAACTTTTACCCGCTGCTGAAGCGTAATATTATGGCCAAGGTTGAGATCAAGCGCATTCACAAACCGAAGGATACCGCCGCCAAGCTCAAAGGTAAAATTCTGGAGGACGAGGAGCTGCTGGAGTTCGTAGGCTACATCTATGAAGGATATGGCACAGATGTGGAAGCCAATAAGCAGGCTTATTATTCTTGGCAGCTTAACCGTGAACGGGATGCCTGTATTGCCAGTCTGATCCTAAATTCCGGCCTGCGCGTCTCCGAGGTGGTTAATCTGAGCGTGGATGATATAGATGTCACTAATAAGCTGCTCTATGTATTCCGCAAGGGTCATAACGACGAGACCTTCAAGACCCCGGTCTATTTCCGGGAACAGTCGAAGGATGATCTCAGCTTGTATCTAAGCCTCCGCCAGAATAGGTATAAGACGCCGAAACGGGAAAAAGCCCTCTTCATTGCCCTGCCCAACGGCAGCAAAGAAGGCAAACGGATGACCAAACGGGCGATCCAGGAGATGATCATCAAATACGCCAAACGGTTCGGCAAGCCTTATCTGACGGTGCATAAGCTGCGGCACTCTTTTGCCACCGATTATTACCTGCAGAATGACATCTACCGGACAAAGGAACAACTGGGCCATGCTTCTACAGAGACTACCGAGATCTATGCCCATCTCACGGATAAAACGATGTCTGAGGCGATTGAACGCCGTATGGACAATGAACCGCCGCAGTAATCTGCATGAACCGCTATGTTAATCCTATTCATTTTTTGGAGGAATACATTTGTTAGACAATCATTCATTTTCTGAATCCCATACTACGAACCCCGGACTGCCGGAGCTGCAATCGGATTGTCTGAACTGCTTCGGACTATGCTGCGCAGCACTTCATTTCTCTGCTTCCTCAGACTTCGCCATAGACAAGCCTGCCGGACAGCCCTGTCCCAATCTGCGGGAGGACTTCCTCTGCGGCATTCATACTGAGCTGAGAAAACGCGGCTTCCGGGGATGTACGGTATATGACTGCTTCGGGGCCGGGCAGAAAATCTCCAATCTAACCTATGGCGGACGCGACTGGCGTCAGGCTCCCGAGACTGCTGGACAGATGTTCGAGGTTCTTCCTGTTATGCGCCAGCTGCATGAGTTGCTATGGTATCTGCACGAGGCACTGGCGCTGCGCGGGACCGAGACCCTGCATGATTCACTTATCAAAATGTTGGATCAGACACAGGCTCTCACCCTGCTCAGTCCGGAAAAGCTGCTTCAGCTCGAAGTGCCTGTGCACCGCGCTGAAGTCAACGAGCTGCTGCTGCGTGCCAGCGAGCTAGCGCGCACCGCTGCCCGCAAGCAGCTTGCCCCGGCTCCGAAGCGCCAGAAGAACTATGGACGCGGGGCCGATCTGATTGGGGCCAAGCTGCGCGGGGCCGACCTCCGTTGCCTCAGCTTACGCGGCGCATATCTGATCGCTGCGGATCTCAGCGGCGCTGACCTGCGGTTCGCCGATCTGATTGGCGCGGACTTCCGCGACACGAATCTAAGCGGAGCCGATCTGCGGGGCAGCCTCTTCCTGACTCAGGCACAGCTGCAAGCTGCGCAAGGCAGCCCGTCCACCAAGCTGCCAGAATCCTTAAGGCATCCAGAGCACTGGGCTTGAGATGAATAAACCGGATGATGTTCTATCCGGTTTTTTTGTGATGTTCAGCATATTTATTCAACGTTTTCCCCTTGCCATTTGCCTGCTGATGTTTTATATTGACATGACAGCAGGTCTAAAATAAACGAGGTGAACGGATAAGATGACTCCCCGCACGAAGGAACAGAACGAAGATATCCGGCTGCGGCGGCTGGTGCAGATCCGCAAGGCAGCAGCGGACGTATTTTTGAATAAAGGGCCTCTATTAGAAATCCGGGATGTGGCTGCGGAGGCCGGTCTCGGTTATGGTACGGTCTATCATTATTACAGCAACAAGGGCGATTTGCTTCACGACTTGTTATGGGATGCGCTCGACCGGGCCGGGGAATGGCTGAAGTCCCTGCATATGGCAGAGCCGGAGCTGCCGTTAAAGATACCGCTTGACAGTTCTGCCGCCGGGGTGCGGCTATTGCAGCTATGGGCGGAAGATCACGCTATCTATCTGTTGTGTAAGCAGGCGGGTGAGGGATTCCCTACTCTGCCTGAAGCCCGCTCTTCCCCGCTCATTGCCGAGTTCCGCCGGGAGGTGCTGACCCCGTTGTCCACGTTGCTTGGCACCGGACTTACGGAGGTCTTAGTGTCTCATGAGCGAGCAACTGTCGATGCACAGCATGAATTGCAGCACACGGAGATGCTGTTAGCCGCTCTGGTCGGCTGTGCTGCATTGTCCCTCCGCAGAGGGCAGCTTAATGAAGATGCAACGGAGATCGTCAGAATTCTTAAACTATAAAATATTGAAAGATTAAGGAGCGGATACACACAACATGATTATTCTTAAATCCCCCAGAGAAATTAAAGAGATGAAGCAAGCCAGCCAAATTGTTGCCGACTGCTACCGTGAGGTGTCCAAACGGATCGTACCCGGTATCACCACGCTTGAAATTAATGATTTTGTGGCCAAACATATCACCAAGCTCGGCGGCAAGCAGTTTACCAAAGGCTACAACGGTTTCCCTGCCGAGACCTGCATATCTATTAATGATGTGGTTGCTCACGGGATTCCATCCAGCAAGCGGGTCGTGAAGGAAGGTGACTTGCTGAAGCTGGACATTGTGGCGCAATACGGAGGTTGGTTCGGAGATTCATGCATGAGCTACGCTGTGGGTGAGATCGGGCCGGAGGCGCAGAGATTAATGCAGGTTACGAAGGAATGCCTCGACCTGGGCATCGCCCGGGCTGTTCCGGGAGGACGGCTGGGTGACATCACATCGGCTATCCAGCAGCATGCCGAAGCACACGGTTATTCGGTTGTGCGTGATCTGCTGGCGCATGGCATCGGACGAAGCCTGCATGAGGAGCCGAGCTACGTGCATATCGGCACCGCAGGCAAAGGCATCCGCCTCAAAGAAGGCATGGTGTTTACGATTGAGCCCATGATTAACGAAGGCACATACCAGATCTCCATAGACGATGATGAATGGACCGCGAGAACGGCTGACGGCAAACTATCCGCGCAGTATGAGCACACCATTGCCATCACCGCAGATGGACCGCTGATTTTAACGGCCCAGTAATCATTGTAGTCGACTTTAACACATAGGCTAGACCTTATTGTCCCCTTATGAATCCTAAAAGCCCTCCCGTTTCTGTCTAGGGACTGTCCCCTAATAGAATACTGGAGGGTTCTGTTTGTTACCTTTGTGACCGGGTTTTGCGGTTACGGCGTTGGATGCTGTCGCGCGATTGGGTGATTCTGCTTGTTGGGTGCTGTTTAGTGTTTTGAACTTACTATTGTGAATTTTTCATGTGTTGAATTTTTAAATACTTTTGAGTTCAAAGCAGCAGTTAGTCGGATGCTGTGGGCGCTGGAAAGATAGCAACTGTACTTAGTACAATAGAATGCGGTAATAACGGCTTCAAAATAGAATCTATTGTATTCCGTACAATCGAATGTTGAACAAAGGCCCTTTTTCATCCAAAACACACCATTCTAATGTATGAAGTACAATAGAATTTCATTTCACGGTCAACTATGCGTTTTCTGTTGCAGAAAATACAATTAGTTACCTTTATCCATAATAACTATTATGAATTTTTCATATGATGAAATTAAATAATAAAGATTTAGTTGGTTAGTTCTTTGCTCGATTCTCGCCCATACGGGCAAATTTAGTTGTACAAACTACAATTAGTCAAGGAACTCCTTGCTTTTACCGTTTTTAATTGTACAGAATACATCTATCCCTGAAAGCTCGCCTCAAGCGAACCTCTTCCAGTCATTCATTCAGTCATTCATCCGTCCATCCATCGCCTCATCTCACTTCTAAATGAACTCACCTCTTAAGTTCTGATGCTCCCCAATTCATTTAGTCAAAACTCACCCCCAGATCTCACCCGGCAGCTTCAGCACAGTTACCTTGTCCCCGGCACATAATTGTCCGCTGTCCGGCGGGATGACGATCAGGCAGTCGCTGTCTTTGATCGTAACCGTGACGGATGACTCGTCTACAGCGGCTGGATAAGCATAGAGCACTGCTTCGCGGATCTCCAGACGGGCACGGACATAACGGGTGAAGCTGTTGGTTCTCTTATAATCTTCACCCAGCACTACTGTCCATTCCGGCAGATACGGCTGTGCTGCCCCCTGCATCAGTCCGATGACCGGACGGGCAAACAGCTGGAATCCTACGAAGCAGGCGCCCGGATTGCCGGATAAGGCGAGCAGGATGCTCCCGCCGCGAACGGCTGCCGTAGTGACGCTGCCGGGGCGCATGGCTATTTTATTGAACAGCATCTCTCCACTCTGCTCACGGACCAAATCCCCCATAATATCATAATCCCCGACAGATACGCCGCCGGTAGTAATCACCAGATCGTAGCTCTCCAGTGCCATCTGCACCTTACTGCGGGCCAGCTCCAGATCATCGATGATCGCACCCAGCATCACGGGCTCACCGCCCGCTTCCCGGATTAGCGCCTCCAACATGGGAGAGTTGCTGTTGCGGATTTTGCCCGGGACTAACGGCTCGTCCACCTCCAGCAGTTCAGTTCCGGTAGCGAAGACAGCCACCTTGGGTCTGCGGCGGACAGGAACCTCCGCCACCCCGAGCGCTGCCAGAACAGCAATTTCGCCAGCGCCGATTAGAGTCCCTTCAGGAAGCACTGGATCACCTGTTCTAAGCTCCAAACCGCAAGGGGTAATATGCAACCCCCGCTCTTGCGGCTTACGGATACCGACATAAGTGACTCCGCCCTCCATCCGGCTCTCCGTAGCTTCCATCATAATCACGGTGTCTGCGCCGCCTGGAATCTGAGCGCCAGTCATAATGCGCGCAGCAGTGCCAGCCGTAATCTCTCTGGAGGCTACTGCGCCGCAGGGAATGACATCAACGACTTCAAGCCAGACCGTGTCAGGGTCCCCTGCCGCTAAAGTATCTGCCGCAATCACGGCGAAGCCGTCCATGCTGGAGCGGTCAAATGCCGGAAAAGGATGCGGTGCAGCAATAGATTCACCCAGATACCGCCCGCTGCTGCGATCCAGGGGTACAGCTTCCAGCGCAAGCAGCGCAGCATAAGGCTTAAGCCTGCCTTGCGCCACTGTAACTTGAAGCGCTGAGCGCTGAAATTTATCATTACTGTATTCGTTTGTCACTGTTGAATTCACTCCTTCTGTTCCATCCGGTGGTTTGCTGCTCATTAAGCCAATTATGCCCCATTCTAACATGAAGACATGGCAAAAGGGATGCACTGGCCTGTAACAAGCGCATGCACCCCTTATTCAATCCCGATTCTATTCAATTGTCTGCTGCCAGCAGCCCTGCCCTGCTCCAGTTCAAGCTTAAGATGCGCGGATCACTCTTACGTCAGCCGAAAGGACACTTTCACCCTCATACAGCATGAACCGTCCATTCTGCCATTCCACGCGCAGCAGCCGCGAATCATCCGACTGGTATTGCCAGACATGCTGCTCCCCGCCGTTCATATAAGGCGTC is a window encoding:
- the map gene encoding type I methionyl aminopeptidase; its protein translation is MIILKSPREIKEMKQASQIVADCYREVSKRIVPGITTLEINDFVAKHITKLGGKQFTKGYNGFPAETCISINDVVAHGIPSSKRVVKEGDLLKLDIVAQYGGWFGDSCMSYAVGEIGPEAQRLMQVTKECLDLGIARAVPGGRLGDITSAIQQHAEAHGYSVVRDLLAHGIGRSLHEEPSYVHIGTAGKGIRLKEGMVFTIEPMINEGTYQISIDDDEWTARTADGKLSAQYEHTIAITADGPLILTAQ
- a CDS encoding TetR/AcrR family transcriptional regulator → MSKAERQEQEREAMRNLILTTAGELLAEKGIRQLSIRKIAERMEYSAGIIYHYFQGKEDIVEQLLQRGYRELMGGLIAGSEASPDENSPEECLRRSLRQFIKVTTAEGSQYRSMMLNDSPSVLSHTGVLHQGAALESSGIAMLCDTLRQFSGMASCKQRELELTAQIIWSAAFGLIMRLMVEGNLPEVQKEALINRHIEAMVRIAQG
- a CDS encoding pentapeptide repeat-containing protein; protein product: MLDNHSFSESHTTNPGLPELQSDCLNCFGLCCAALHFSASSDFAIDKPAGQPCPNLREDFLCGIHTELRKRGFRGCTVYDCFGAGQKISNLTYGGRDWRQAPETAGQMFEVLPVMRQLHELLWYLHEALALRGTETLHDSLIKMLDQTQALTLLSPEKLLQLEVPVHRAEVNELLLRASELARTAARKQLAPAPKRQKNYGRGADLIGAKLRGADLRCLSLRGAYLIAADLSGADLRFADLIGADFRDTNLSGADLRGSLFLTQAQLQAAQGSPSTKLPESLRHPEHWA
- a CDS encoding GNAT family N-acetyltransferase, which translates into the protein MELGIELVPKEQKQMISRLMQFYLYDFTRYLELQVDREGLFPSYPGLEAYWSSGKNKFVYLFTVDGNVAGFALIDRLLRDPEGEFYMTEFFVMQRYRRSGVGTWAAHRLFDMFPGSWKVSQIRANIPARDFWHRVIGAYTGGDFQERFNSRQGNPSQYFSTLNTNRVKK
- the glp gene encoding gephyrin-like molybdotransferase Glp → MTNEYSNDKFQRSALQVTVAQGRLKPYAALLALEAVPLDRSSGRYLGESIAAPHPFPAFDRSSMDGFAVIAADTLAAGDPDTVWLEVVDVIPCGAVASREITAGTAARIMTGAQIPGGADTVIMMEATESRMEGGVTYVGIRKPQERGLHITPCGLELRTGDPVLPEGTLIGAGEIAVLAALGVAEVPVRRRPKVAVFATGTELLEVDEPLVPGKIRNSNSPMLEALIREAGGEPVMLGAIIDDLELARSKVQMALESYDLVITTGGVSVGDYDIMGDLVREQSGEMLFNKIAMRPGSVTTAAVRGGSILLALSGNPGACFVGFQLFARPVIGLMQGAAQPYLPEWTVVLGEDYKRTNSFTRYVRARLEIREAVLYAYPAAVDESSVTVTIKDSDCLIVIPPDSGQLCAGDKVTVLKLPGEIWG
- the xerS gene encoding tyrosine recombinase XerS, producing the protein MSIQKAADRANLDQRLPQMPWFVQQFIDYKRPDLSPSTLLEYIRDYESFFGWLRGEGLSVAASNADITLLELETLHMDSIVGYRLHLTTRAENANSRVTVSRKLSALRSLFHYLSQIAEDENFYPLLKRNIMAKVEIKRIHKPKDTAAKLKGKILEDEELLEFVGYIYEGYGTDVEANKQAYYSWQLNRERDACIASLILNSGLRVSEVVNLSVDDIDVTNKLLYVFRKGHNDETFKTPVYFREQSKDDLSLYLSLRQNRYKTPKREKALFIALPNGSKEGKRMTKRAIQEMIIKYAKRFGKPYLTVHKLRHSFATDYYLQNDIYRTKEQLGHASTETTEIYAHLTDKTMSEAIERRMDNEPPQ
- a CDS encoding TetR/AcrR family transcriptional regulator, with protein sequence MTPRTKEQNEDIRLRRLVQIRKAAADVFLNKGPLLEIRDVAAEAGLGYGTVYHYYSNKGDLLHDLLWDALDRAGEWLKSLHMAEPELPLKIPLDSSAAGVRLLQLWAEDHAIYLLCKQAGEGFPTLPEARSSPLIAEFRREVLTPLSTLLGTGLTEVLVSHERATVDAQHELQHTEMLLAALVGCAALSLRRGQLNEDATEIVRILKL
- a CDS encoding flavodoxin domain-containing protein gives rise to the protein MSNRIMIVYASKYGCTEKAALLLQARLDGAEVVNLRSGKLPDLTGYNTVILGGSIYYGRIRKEMAAFTAQHKQELLTKRLGLYICAGMTGEKGEQELKQAYPGIIYNKALAREIMGDEIYPDRISALDKWVIRMVKGKEHKTGGGLSMDKLERFAHTMAAGG